The nucleotide window CATAGCCATCAACCACAACCCGGCGGCGCTGGCCCTGCACGCGGCGAACCACCCCGAGACCATGCACCTGAGCGAGAACGTGTTCAGGGTCGACCCGCTCGACCATCTGTCGGGCCGGCACATCGGCCTGATGTGGTTCAGCCCCGACTGCAAGCACTTCTCCAAGGCCAAGGGCGGCAAGCCGGTGGCGCGGAACATCCGCGACCTCGCCTGGATCATTCCGGGCTGGATCGAGCGCATCCAGAAGAGCGGCGGCAAGGTCGATGTCGTGATGATGGAGAACGTCGAGGAGTTCGCGGGCTGGGGCCCGCTGATCGAGACCGAGAAGGGCCTGATGCCGTGCCCCGAGCGTAAGGGGCAGACCTTCCTGAAATGGTGCAAGGCGCTGCGCAAGCTCGGCGGCACGATCGAGCGGCGCGAACTGCGCGCCTGCGACTACGGCGCCCCAACGATCCGCAAGCGCTTGTTCGTCATCATCCGCTTCGACGGCAAGCCCATCGTCTGGCCCGAGCCGACGCATGGAGACCCGAGCAGCGAGGCCGTGCGCGGTGGAAAGCTCCAGCCCTATCGCACCGCCGCAGAGTGCATCGACTGGTCCCTGCCCTGCCCGTCCATCTTCGACAGCTCGGCGGAGATCTTCGCGAAGCACGGGCTGCGCGCCAAGCGACCGCTCGCCGAGAACACGCTTGCCCGGGTGGCGCGCGGGATGAAGCGCTACGTCATCGACGCCGACGAGCCGTTCCTCGTTAACCTGACCCATGGCGGGCGCACCGAGAGCGCGGCCGATCCGTTCCGCACGATCACCGGGGCCCACCGCGGCGAAAAGGCGGTGATCGCGCCGAGCATCACGCGCTTCAACAGCGGAGCGACCGGCTCGCCGATGTCCGCGCCCATGCCTACCGTCACCGCGAACAGCTACATCAAGCGCCCCGGCGGTGCGGCGCCGCTTGGCGTGCTCGCGCCCTACCTCGCCAGCATCGCGCACGGCGACAGCGGCGGGCGGCGGGAATACCCGCTCGCGGATCCGCTCGGCACCGTGACTGTCGGCGGCATTCAGCACGCAGTCATCGCCCCGGTGCTGACCTACGCGCAGCAGGGCGGCGCCTGCCGCCCCGTCGACCAGCCACACCACACCATCTGCGCCAGCCGGAAGGACCAGAACGCGGTGATCATCCCGACGCTGATCCAGACCGGCTACGGTGAGCGGGATGGCCAAGCGCCGCGCTCTCTAGACCTGCATCAGCCGCTAGGA belongs to Salipiger profundus and includes:
- a CDS encoding DNA cytosine methyltransferase, translated to MRDMFDFPEPEARADEARPLIVDSFAGGGGASTGIENALGRGPDIAINHNPAALALHAANHPETMHLSENVFRVDPLDHLSGRHIGLMWFSPDCKHFSKAKGGKPVARNIRDLAWIIPGWIERIQKSGGKVDVVMMENVEEFAGWGPLIETEKGLMPCPERKGQTFLKWCKALRKLGGTIERRELRACDYGAPTIRKRLFVIIRFDGKPIVWPEPTHGDPSSEAVRGGKLQPYRTAAECIDWSLPCPSIFDSSAEIFAKHGLRAKRPLAENTLARVARGMKRYVIDADEPFLVNLTHGGRTESAADPFRTITGAHRGEKAVIAPSITRFNSGATGSPMSAPMPTVTANSYIKRPGGAAPLGVLAPYLASIAHGDSGGRREYPLADPLGTVTVGGIQHAVIAPVLTYAQQGGACRPVDQPHHTICASRKDQNAVIIPTLIQTGYGERDGQAPRSLDLHQPLGTIVAGGIKHATCAAFIAQQNGGPRMGSHAGHSALEPLSTVTAAGSNQTPVAAFFAKYYGTGDGARMDEPLHTVTVQDRFGHVEAKLSAPTFDLQHHDRARAVAELLRKHGAWDDREFVTIERDGETFVVVDIGLRMLTPRELFNAQGFPPDYVIEGVWEDADGEWTWREFTKDVQVSCCGNSVSPPVAEALARANCEHLIEANEEVAA